One window of Sphingomonas sp. KC8 genomic DNA carries:
- the yajC gene encoding preprotein translocase subunit YajC, protein MFVTPAYAQAAGTATSGGSAVMLIGQFVLLGAIFYFLIIRPQQKKLKEHRAKIDAVKKGDTVVTGGGVIGKVAKVDEHEVEVEIAPSIKIKVVKATLTDVQPLGGVKPAND, encoded by the coding sequence ATGTTCGTGACACCCGCATATGCCCAGGCCGCCGGCACCGCCACTTCTGGCGGCAGCGCCGTCATGCTGATCGGCCAGTTCGTCCTGCTGGGCGCAATCTTCTACTTTCTGATCATTCGCCCGCAGCAGAAAAAGCTGAAGGAGCACCGCGCCAAGATCGATGCGGTCAAGAAGGGCGATACCGTCGTCACCGGCGGCGGCGTGATCGGCAAGGTCGCCAAGGTCGACGAACATGAAGTCGAAGTGGAAATCGCGCCTTCGATCAAGATCAAGGTCGTCAAGGCAACCCTGACTGACGTCCAGCCGCTCGGCGGCGTCAAGCCCGCGAACGACTGA
- the secD gene encoding protein translocase subunit SecD, with protein MLDFPRWKVWSIIVTVVVGMLLAIPSLIPEATSARLGITGLPRINLGLDLAGGSHILLEADTTDVAKQRLALMEENVRTEMRRGDPRIEIGDISTAGGSLSFFVRDTTKLDTAVERIRTLTQPAGMTGQRDWNVQVVDSSRVVLTPTESGLKSAVDSAMEVATEVVRRRIDEMGTREPTIIRQGADRIVVQVPGLQDPEALKSLLGKTAKLEFKLVDQTVTAADLAAGRAPAGSQILPYPDSPSGVPAIAVYRRLMVSGDELTDASQSFDQQGRPVTSIRFNASGGKKFARVTTENVNKPFAMILDGKVLSAPNINEPILGGQAQISGNFTVQTANELAISLKSGKLPVALKVVEERTVGPDLGADSIRSGTLAAIIATVAVIVFMLVTYGRFGFYANIALVMNILIILGVMALMGATLTLPGIAGFVLTIGAAVDANVLINERIREEQRRGRGVIQSVEMGYKEASRAIFDANVTNGIAAVIMFSLGTGPVKGFAVVLLIGIVTSVFTAVTVTRLMVSRYLRSARPQTITI; from the coding sequence ATGCTCGATTTCCCGCGCTGGAAAGTCTGGTCGATCATCGTCACGGTGGTCGTCGGCATGTTGCTGGCGATCCCCAGCCTGATCCCTGAAGCCACTTCGGCGCGGCTCGGCATAACCGGGCTTCCCCGGATCAATCTCGGCCTCGATCTGGCCGGCGGCAGCCACATCCTGCTTGAAGCCGACACCACCGACGTCGCCAAGCAGCGGCTGGCGTTGATGGAAGAAAATGTCCGCACCGAAATGCGGCGTGGCGATCCCAGGATCGAGATCGGGGATATTTCCACCGCGGGCGGCAGCCTGTCTTTCTTCGTTCGCGATACGACAAAGCTCGATACCGCGGTCGAACGTATCCGCACGCTGACCCAGCCCGCCGGCATGACCGGCCAGCGCGACTGGAACGTGCAGGTGGTCGATTCGAGCCGCGTCGTGCTCACCCCCACCGAATCAGGCCTGAAAAGCGCCGTTGATTCGGCGATGGAGGTCGCAACGGAAGTCGTGCGCCGTCGCATCGACGAAATGGGCACGCGCGAACCGACGATCATTCGTCAGGGCGCCGATCGCATCGTCGTCCAGGTGCCGGGCCTGCAGGATCCCGAAGCGCTGAAATCACTGCTCGGCAAGACCGCCAAGCTCGAATTCAAGCTGGTCGACCAGACTGTAACGGCGGCTGATCTCGCCGCTGGCCGGGCGCCGGCCGGCAGCCAGATCCTGCCGTACCCCGATAGCCCCAGCGGCGTTCCCGCAATCGCGGTCTATCGCCGTCTCATGGTCAGCGGTGACGAACTGACCGACGCCAGCCAGTCGTTCGACCAGCAGGGCCGGCCCGTCACCAGCATTCGGTTCAACGCATCCGGCGGCAAGAAATTCGCCCGCGTGACGACTGAGAACGTCAACAAGCCGTTCGCCATGATCCTGGATGGCAAGGTGCTGAGCGCGCCCAATATCAACGAGCCGATTCTGGGCGGCCAGGCGCAGATTTCCGGTAATTTCACGGTTCAGACGGCCAACGAACTCGCCATCTCGCTGAAGTCCGGCAAGCTGCCGGTCGCACTGAAGGTGGTTGAAGAACGCACCGTCGGCCCTGATCTCGGCGCCGATTCGATCCGCTCCGGCACCCTCGCGGCGATCATCGCGACGGTCGCGGTGATCGTGTTCATGCTCGTCACTTATGGCCGCTTCGGCTTCTACGCCAACATCGCCCTGGTGATGAACATCCTCATCATCCTTGGCGTGATGGCGCTGATGGGGGCCACGCTTACCCTGCCCGGCATCGCCGGCTTCGTGCTGACGATCGGTGCGGCGGTCGACGCCAACGTGCTGATCAATGAACGCATCCGCGAAGAACAAAGGCGCGGCCGCGGCGTCATCCAGTCGGTCGAGATGGGCTATAAGGAAGCCAGCCGCGCGATTTTCGACGCCAACGTCACCAATGGCATCGCTGCCGTGATCATGTTCTCGCTGGGCACTGGCCCGGTGAAGGGCTTCGCCGTGGTGCTGCTGATCGGCATCGTCACGTCGGTGTTCACCGCCGTCACCGTCACCCGCCTGATGGTTTCGCGTTACTTGCGTAGCGCGCGCCCGCAGACGATCACGATTTAA
- a CDS encoding autotransporter assembly complex protein TamA yields MQFFSRRRITQSHALAIVLLACPLPATAQAVEALPPAELPALGDRLDPASPMETLPDLGIDWPDLDEPDAASVELPPATSGDAAIAQGGAVDATAPTPVQQIDVSVERRYRFAVTGLDGLAVGRDKLLAQFDGLSSLAAGDDKDANAAQIDRRAREDVATLRELLRAHGYYDAIVRTRVEGQGAGEITVMLMVEPGDLYRFTEVDVSGIAPVGDKAEALHKAFPVKPEAPVDAAAVLDAVAGLRVALGREGFPFGKVDDPAIVVDHETRTATLKLNVEPGDAKRFGQIEIRGKPLFSVKHLGRIARFEPGDPYDSARVDDFRRALIQTGLVSSVALTKEEGAEPGTVDIAVGLERAPARTVAGELGYGTGEGYRAEVSWQHRNLISPEGAVTFRGVVGTQEQLVGASLRRNNYKARDRVLTAQAIVSHTSRDAYDARTLTLGAGLERQTNIIWQKKWTWSIGGELIASDERDVIGATAIPRRRTFFIGAVPTTLSYDGSDDLLNPMRGFRLAGRVSPEASFQGGAFGYVKAQIDASGYLPTSDRITLAGRFRVGSILGAGRDRIAPSRRFYSGGGGSVRGFGYQRIGPRDLNNDPIGGRSLAEFALEARVRFGNFGVVPFVDGGNLYSAALPDFSGLRYGAGLGVRYYSSFGPIRVDVGTPINRQRGDARVAVYVSLGQAF; encoded by the coding sequence ATGCAGTTCTTTTCCCGCCGGCGCATAACGCAGAGCCATGCGCTGGCAATCGTGCTGCTGGCGTGCCCGTTGCCGGCGACAGCGCAGGCGGTGGAAGCGCTGCCGCCGGCCGAACTGCCGGCTTTGGGCGATAGGCTGGATCCTGCTTCGCCAATGGAAACGCTGCCCGATCTCGGCATCGATTGGCCTGACCTTGATGAACCGGATGCCGCATCGGTTGAGTTGCCGCCTGCGACATCCGGCGATGCGGCGATCGCGCAAGGCGGAGCGGTGGACGCGACGGCGCCGACGCCGGTTCAGCAGATCGACGTCTCGGTTGAACGCCGCTATCGCTTTGCGGTCACGGGACTGGACGGTCTGGCGGTCGGCCGGGACAAGCTGCTTGCCCAGTTCGATGGATTGTCATCACTCGCTGCCGGTGACGATAAAGATGCCAATGCCGCCCAGATCGATCGCCGCGCCCGTGAAGATGTGGCGACATTGCGCGAACTGCTGCGCGCACATGGCTATTATGACGCGATCGTACGGACCCGAGTCGAAGGGCAGGGCGCGGGCGAAATCACGGTCATGCTGATGGTGGAGCCGGGCGATCTCTACCGGTTCACCGAAGTCGATGTGTCGGGGATCGCCCCTGTGGGCGACAAGGCCGAAGCCTTGCACAAGGCGTTTCCGGTAAAGCCCGAGGCCCCTGTCGATGCCGCCGCCGTCCTGGACGCGGTGGCCGGCTTGCGTGTCGCCCTGGGCCGTGAAGGCTTTCCCTTTGGCAAGGTGGATGACCCGGCGATCGTCGTCGATCATGAAACACGTACCGCGACGCTCAAGCTGAACGTCGAGCCGGGTGATGCCAAGCGGTTCGGCCAGATCGAAATACGCGGCAAGCCATTATTCTCCGTCAAACATCTGGGGCGCATCGCCCGCTTTGAACCGGGTGACCCCTATGACAGCGCCAGGGTGGATGATTTCCGCCGGGCGCTGATCCAGACGGGCCTGGTTTCGTCGGTGGCGCTGACCAAGGAAGAGGGCGCGGAGCCGGGCACGGTGGACATCGCGGTCGGGTTGGAGCGCGCGCCGGCACGCACCGTCGCCGGGGAACTGGGCTATGGCACGGGCGAAGGCTATCGCGCCGAAGTGAGTTGGCAGCATCGCAACCTGATCTCGCCCGAAGGCGCGGTTACATTCCGGGGCGTTGTCGGCACGCAGGAGCAACTGGTCGGCGCCTCATTGCGCCGCAACAACTACAAGGCGCGTGATCGCGTGCTGACGGCGCAGGCGATTGTCAGCCACACCAGCCGTGACGCTTATGATGCCCGTACGCTTACCCTTGGTGCCGGGCTGGAGCGGCAGACGAACATCATCTGGCAGAAGAAGTGGACCTGGTCGATCGGGGGCGAATTGATCGCTTCGGACGAGCGCGATGTGATCGGTGCGACCGCCATTCCGCGCCGCCGCACCTTCTTCATCGGCGCGGTACCGACGACGCTCAGCTATGATGGATCCGACGATCTGCTGAATCCGATGCGCGGTTTCCGGCTGGCCGGACGGGTGTCCCCCGAAGCGTCGTTCCAGGGCGGCGCGTTCGGCTATGTGAAGGCGCAGATCGACGCGAGCGGCTATTTGCCGACCAGCGACCGCATCACGCTTGCGGGGCGCTTCCGGGTGGGATCGATTCTGGGCGCGGGCCGGGACCGGATTGCGCCGTCGCGGCGCTTTTATTCGGGCGGTGGCGGATCGGTGCGCGGTTTCGGGTATCAGCGCATCGGCCCGCGCGACCTGAACAACGATCCGATCGGTGGGCGCAGCCTGGCCGAATTTGCGCTGGAGGCGCGCGTGCGCTTCGGCAATTTCGGCGTCGTGCCCTTTGTCGACGGGGGTAATCTCTATTCGGCGGCTCTGCCTGATTTCAGCGGCTTGCGGTACGGCGCGGGTCTCGGTGTCCGCTATTATTCGAGTTTCGGCCCGATCCGTGTCGATGTCGGTACCCCGATCAATCGCCAGCGCGGCGATGCGCGCGTGGCGGTCTATGTCTCGCTGGGGCAGGCATTTTGA
- a CDS encoding PaaI family thioesterase, giving the protein MTVSPRRYGVATPDQIAGMGGREVLEAMIAGRLPAAPIARLMGFELVEVGDGVALFQGEPNADLLNPLGTVHGGWALTLIDSAGGCAAHSTLAPGFGYTTIETKANFARPIASDSGLIRAEGRVVTAGRRIIATEIRMTDTRGRIVAHGTSTLMVFAPET; this is encoded by the coding sequence ATGACCGTCAGTCCGCGCCGCTATGGCGTTGCCACGCCCGACCAGATCGCCGGAATGGGCGGCCGGGAGGTGCTGGAAGCCATGATCGCGGGCCGCTTGCCCGCCGCGCCGATCGCCCGCTTGATGGGGTTTGAACTGGTGGAAGTGGGGGACGGCGTCGCCCTTTTCCAAGGCGAACCCAATGCCGACCTGCTCAATCCGCTCGGCACGGTGCACGGTGGCTGGGCGTTGACGCTGATCGACAGCGCGGGCGGATGCGCCGCCCACAGCACGCTCGCCCCCGGTTTTGGTTATACGACGATCGAAACCAAGGCGAACTTCGCCCGGCCCATCGCCTCCGATAGCGGTCTGATTCGCGCCGAAGGGCGCGTCGTTACGGCCGGACGCCGAATCATCGCCACGGAAATTCGAATGACCGATACGCGCGGTCGCATCGTGGCGCACGGCACGTCGACACTGATGGTATTCGCCCCCGAAACATAA
- a CDS encoding translocation/assembly module TamB domain-containing protein codes for MSEAAQDKPPERRRRIWAPLRWLMWLLAGLVVMAGAALVVIDTGPGHRFIVDRIAALSPSSGLKIRIGRIDGSIWGEAKLRDLRIYDPRGLFLEVPELDVAWRPRAWLANTLHIDRLATDIAILHRLPRLNPGKKPGGAILPGFDVHIGDLDIAAIRLEPAVAGQRRVGQIKGKADIRNGRALIDLKGSTNAGDRLKLLLDAEPDRDRFDFDANLVSPKGGVIAKVAGPDLPIKLAISGDGSWKIWKGIAKLDVGAVHAVDLALGVREGHYSLSGELAPSALLKGKLQRLTAPRILVTGEATLADRQLTSTLSLRSAALTMDMSGVLDLANSAFDGVQLNARLLKPPAMFPNMTGTNVRLRVQLNGPFKTAGFDYLLTADRAAFDETGFETVRAQGRGRLSDPPVRLPVRLTARRVTGVGDIAGGILANLAVDGVLNVTAKDVRGDGLQLSSDKLKGKLSLYLNLVTGAYDVGVSGGLNRYLIPGIGLVDVTSDLKVVPGAGGRGTVVKGTGRAWVRRFDNAFFASLAGGLPTIETGLVRGPDGILLLRDLRLRGPGISIAGNGMRRRDGTFYFEGTGRQKDYGPFTMKLDGDISRPKVDLALARPMDALGLRDVRLFLDPNAQGFAYRAAGGSTLGPFTSNGQILLPAGSPATIGVAALDVANTRASGAMRSEPGGFLGRLALDGGGLQGELLFRPVLGQQEIEAHVAMREAHFPGPPEIMVRRGRVDGSVRLDPSGMSVTGRLAAQGVRRGAVSLGRLRADAELAGGHGKITAMLAGTRGRAFAVNAQAQVAPGRLTLTGEGTLDGRPIRLVAPAELARDGDGWRLAATKLQFNGGTATLGGRYSSVALDIDGGLDRMPLSALDILLPRLGLGGQATGRFNYHSEAGGLPSGRADIKVRGLTRSGLVLSSAPVDLGIVAALSGDSAVARAVVASGGKTVGRAQARLAPLPAGGDTYDRLMNAPLFAQLRYNGPADTLWRLTGIETIDMSGPLAVGADVSGQLADPQIRGSLKTDGARLESAVSGTIITGVKASGRFGGSRLVIDSFAGSTRDGGSVSGHGTIDLSSANGFGMDLAVDANDAVLINRDDIGATVTGPLRIVAADGSGLISGDVALNRGRFRLGRAAAATIPRLTVTEINRPADDADVAEPPMPWRLDLKAKARNRLTVSGLGLDSEWRADLAVKGTIDNPAISGRADLVRGGYEFAGRRFDLERGSIRFLGEAPPDPVLDIVAEADIQGLNATIRVSGTGLRPEIAFTSVPALPEDELLSRLLFGTSITNLSAPEALQLAAAVASLQGGGNGLNPINAVRQAAGLDRLRILPADVTTGQRTSIAAGKYITRRTYVEVITDGQGYSATRLEFQITRWLSLLSSISTLGRTSANVRVSKDY; via the coding sequence TTGAGCGAGGCCGCACAGGATAAGCCGCCAGAACGGCGTCGGCGCATCTGGGCGCCGTTGCGCTGGCTGATGTGGCTGCTGGCTGGGCTGGTGGTGATGGCCGGCGCGGCGCTGGTCGTGATCGATACTGGCCCCGGCCATCGTTTCATCGTCGATCGCATTGCGGCGCTGTCGCCATCGTCGGGGCTGAAGATTCGGATCGGCCGCATTGATGGGTCCATATGGGGCGAGGCCAAACTGCGCGATCTGCGCATCTATGATCCCCGCGGCCTGTTTCTCGAAGTGCCGGAACTCGATGTGGCCTGGCGGCCGCGGGCATGGCTGGCCAATACGCTTCACATTGATCGGCTGGCGACCGATATCGCCATTCTGCATCGCCTGCCTAGGCTGAATCCCGGCAAGAAGCCTGGGGGCGCGATCCTGCCCGGTTTCGATGTCCATATCGGCGATCTTGATATTGCGGCCATTCGCCTTGAACCCGCCGTCGCGGGCCAGCGGCGCGTGGGCCAGATCAAGGGCAAGGCCGATATCCGCAATGGTCGCGCATTGATCGACCTCAAGGGTTCAACCAATGCCGGTGACCGGTTGAAGCTGCTGCTTGATGCCGAACCCGACCGTGACCGCTTCGACTTCGATGCCAATCTGGTTTCGCCCAAGGGCGGGGTGATCGCCAAGGTTGCCGGCCCCGACCTGCCGATCAAGCTGGCTATATCCGGCGATGGCAGCTGGAAAATCTGGAAGGGCATCGCCAAGCTCGATGTCGGCGCGGTGCATGCCGTCGATCTCGCGCTTGGCGTGCGCGAAGGGCATTATTCGCTTTCGGGAGAATTGGCGCCGTCGGCCTTGCTGAAGGGCAAGCTCCAGCGGCTTACCGCGCCGCGCATCCTTGTTACCGGCGAAGCCACGTTGGCTGACCGCCAGCTTACCTCGACATTGTCGCTGCGGTCGGCCGCGCTCACTATGGACATGTCGGGAGTGCTCGATCTGGCGAACAGCGCCTTTGACGGGGTCCAGTTGAATGCCCGGTTGCTGAAACCGCCGGCGATGTTCCCCAACATGACGGGCACCAATGTCCGGTTGCGCGTGCAGTTGAACGGACCGTTCAAGACCGCAGGCTTTGATTATCTCCTCACCGCGGATCGCGCCGCGTTCGACGAAACGGGTTTCGAGACCGTGCGCGCGCAAGGGCGCGGGCGATTGTCCGATCCTCCGGTCAGGCTGCCCGTGCGGCTGACTGCCCGGCGGGTGACGGGGGTTGGCGATATCGCGGGCGGCATCCTCGCCAACCTTGCTGTCGATGGTGTGCTGAACGTGACCGCCAAAGATGTGCGCGGCGATGGGCTGCAGCTGTCGTCGGACAAGTTGAAGGGCAAGCTGTCGCTCTATCTCAACCTTGTCACGGGCGCCTATGACGTGGGCGTTTCCGGCGGCCTGAATCGCTATCTCATCCCCGGCATCGGATTGGTCGATGTGACCAGCGATCTTAAGGTCGTGCCGGGGGCGGGCGGGCGCGGCACGGTCGTCAAGGGCACGGGGCGCGCCTGGGTGCGTCGTTTCGACAATGCGTTCTTCGCGTCGCTGGCCGGTGGTTTGCCGACAATCGAAACCGGGCTGGTTCGCGGGCCGGATGGCATCCTGCTGTTGCGTGACCTGCGGTTGCGCGGGCCGGGCATCAGCATTGCGGGCAATGGCATGCGCCGGCGCGACGGCACCTTTTATTTCGAAGGGACAGGCCGGCAGAAGGATTATGGCCCGTTCACGATGAAGCTGGATGGGGATATCAGCCGGCCGAAGGTGGATCTGGCGCTCGCCCGGCCGATGGATGCGCTGGGGTTGCGCGATGTTCGGCTGTTCCTTGATCCCAACGCGCAGGGTTTCGCCTATCGCGCGGCGGGTGGATCGACGCTGGGGCCGTTCACCAGCAATGGCCAGATTCTGCTACCCGCCGGCAGCCCGGCAACGATCGGCGTTGCGGCGCTGGATGTCGCCAACACGCGTGCCAGCGGAGCGATGCGATCGGAGCCGGGAGGCTTTCTGGGACGGCTCGCGCTCGACGGCGGGGGATTGCAGGGCGAACTGCTGTTCCGCCCTGTCCTTGGCCAGCAGGAAATCGAGGCGCATGTCGCCATGCGCGAGGCGCATTTTCCGGGACCGCCCGAAATCATGGTTCGACGCGGGCGGGTCGACGGATCCGTCCGGCTTGATCCGTCGGGCATGTCGGTCACGGGCCGGCTGGCGGCGCAGGGCGTGCGGCGCGGCGCGGTGTCACTTGGCCGATTGCGGGCGGACGCGGAACTGGCCGGCGGTCATGGCAAGATAACAGCGATGCTCGCCGGCACGCGCGGCCGCGCATTCGCTGTCAACGCGCAGGCCCAGGTCGCGCCCGGACGCTTGACGCTGACCGGCGAAGGCACGCTGGATGGCCGCCCCATCCGTCTGGTTGCGCCGGCGGAACTGGCGCGAGACGGCGATGGCTGGCGTCTGGCCGCCACGAAATTGCAATTCAACGGCGGCACGGCGACGTTGGGCGGGCGATATAGCTCCGTAGCGCTGGATATAGATGGCGGGCTGGACCGGATGCCGCTGTCGGCGCTTGATATATTGCTGCCTCGGCTTGGATTGGGCGGGCAGGCGACCGGACGGTTCAATTACCATTCCGAAGCCGGCGGGCTGCCGAGTGGCCGGGCGGATATCAAGGTTCGCGGGTTGACGCGATCGGGCCTTGTCCTGTCGTCTGCGCCGGTGGATCTGGGCATTGTGGCCGCGCTGTCCGGTGACAGCGCGGTCGCGCGCGCGGTGGTGGCCAGTGGCGGCAAGACGGTGGGTCGCGCGCAGGCACGGTTGGCGCCGTTGCCGGCTGGCGGCGATACCTATGATCGCCTGATGAACGCCCCGCTGTTCGCGCAACTGCGTTACAACGGGCCGGCCGATACGCTGTGGCGGCTGACCGGGATAGAAACGATCGATATGTCAGGGCCGCTTGCGGTGGGCGCCGACGTTTCCGGCCAGTTGGCCGACCCCCAGATTCGCGGGTCGCTCAAAACGGATGGCGCGCGGCTGGAAAGCGCCGTCAGCGGCACGATCATCACCGGGGTGAAGGCATCGGGCCGGTTCGGCGGATCGCGACTGGTGATCGACAGCTTTGCCGGGTCCACCCGCGATGGGGGCAGTGTTTCGGGCCACGGTACGATCGATCTGTCATCGGCCAATGGCTTCGGCATGGATTTGGCGGTCGATGCAAATGATGCCGTGCTGATAAACCGCGACGACATTGGCGCCACGGTTACAGGGCCGCTGCGGATCGTGGCGGCCGATGGAAGCGGCCTGATTTCCGGCGACGTCGCGCTCAATCGCGGTCGTTTCCGGCTGGGTCGGGCGGCGGCCGCAACCATCCCGCGTTTGACGGTCACTGAAATCAACCGGCCGGCGGATGATGCCGATGTTGCTGAACCGCCCATGCCGTGGCGGCTTGATTTGAAGGCCAAGGCACGCAATCGCCTTACCGTAAGCGGGCTTGGCCTCGATTCCGAATGGCGCGCGGATCTTGCGGTCAAGGGCACCATCGACAATCCGGCCATCAGCGGGCGGGCTGATCTGGTGCGCGGCGGCTATGAATTTGCCGGCCGCCGTTTCGATCTCGAACGCGGATCAATCCGGTTTCTTGGCGAAGCCCCACCCGATCCGGTTCTGGATATCGTTGCCGAGGCAGACATTCAGGGCCTGAATGCCACGATCCGCGTGTCTGGCACCGGGCTGCGCCCCGAAATCGCCTTCACCAGCGTTCCCGCTTTGCCGGAAGACGAACTGCTGTCGCGGCTGTTGTTCGGGACGTCGATCACCAACCTGTCGGCACCCGAGGCGCTTCAACTCGCCGCTGCGGTCGCGTCGTTGCAGGGGGGAGGCAACGGTCTCAACCCGATCAATGCGGTTCGGCAGGCTGCCGGCCTCGATCGCCTGCGCATCCTGCCGGCTGACGTGACCACCGGCCAGCGCACGTCGATCGCCGCTGGCAAATATATCACCCGGCGCACCTATGTTGAGGT